Genomic DNA from Solanum dulcamara chromosome 4, daSolDulc1.2, whole genome shotgun sequence:
ttactattaagcaaatatacataacaatatcgagtgcaatcgtcaataaaagttataaaatacttctttccaccacgagttggtgtagacttcatatcacaaatgtctgtgtgaatcaattctaagggactagaattcctttcaatagatttataaggatgcttagcatacttagattcaacacatacttgacattttgatttattgcaatcaaagttaggcaatatatttaaattaatcagttttcgcaaggttttatgattgacatgtcctaaacgtgaatgccataaattatttgactcaagtaagtaagaagaagcttgaactttattatcatcaacaaccattacatttagtttgaaaagaccctcagtgaggtagccttttcctagatacatttcattcttactgacaactactttgtctgaaactagaacacacttgaatccattcttgataagaaggccggcagacaccaaattctttcgcatttctggaacatgatacactttgttcagcgtcaccaccttgccggatgtcattttcagaaatactctcccatatccttcaatctttgcagttgcagaatttcccatatagatcgtcgcatcaggtgctgcaggggaataagtagagaaggcttctcggactgcacacacatgcgaagtagctcccgaatcaagccaccattctttgggattacctactaggttgcattctgatagcattgcacacaaATCATCgataccttctttattttccaccatattggcttgtccctttctcttgtcctttttcggaagacgacaatctggagctttgtgtccaactttcccacaattataacaattgcccttgaattttttcttgttttgctcctgattctttccaaaaggttgcttccttttcttattctttggagcagcatcttcaacgatgttcgctcccataattgtAGAATTTCCACGCGACTTCTTTTctgctgttttgttatcttcctcaatcttgagacgaatcacaagatcttccaacttcatttccttgcgcttgtgctttagataatttttgaaatctctccacgaaggaggcaacttttctatcatcgcagccacttgaaatgcttcattaactaccatgccttcagcaataaggtcatgaaaaataagttgcagTTCTTGAACCTGGGTTCCAACAGTcctgctatctatcattttatagtctaggaacttagcaaccacaaattttttcaagcatgcgtcttcagtcttgtacttcttctcaagtgcatcccacaattctttagaagtttttaCAGCACTGTAGACATtatacaaatcatcatccaaagcacttaggatataacccttgcatagaaaatctgcctgtgttcatgcctcagtaatcataaacTTTTCATTGGCCGGCATATCAGCAGCGGGCACAGGAGGGTCTTCATTtgtgaacttctgcataccaagagtggtaagccaaaagaacaccctttgctgccatcctttgaaattggctccagaaaattttcctggtttttctgccggtggcacagaagtgcggcttgttgcagcaacagtcgcagaagtagtagcagtatcacttgtcatttcttttcactgtcaaaatagacaaactgtcttaatatttcagaatatcagaccttttacaaaaaacaacgatgaagtttttatacttttcaaatcgttgtacaagtatgaactttaatattccaacgaagtttttatactcttcaagttagaatatttatttcatacggagtagaaaaccacacaggttttagtctccaaaagtATAATACAGTTTAATCAGAAAACAAAATAAcgataatttccttaagattgttagtaaactgtattggaaaatattaaacagtaacagaaacttctgaaaataataaaaaacagaatctggaaatttaatgcaagaacaaaatcgagcccactgactacacagtgtgtccttaaggaaattattcccctcaaagtacccgaggtatTGGAAtgtttcctcccaggatagaacgatttactcaccaaagtagaagtactgcaaatctttgatgacttCGAACCACTTGATGGCTGTATTTCACACGagtttaggaagtgcagaaagaagaagaagattgtatattcagaatttcgtatggaacattctgaagatttacagatatatatatatagactgtttacaccttttcagaaaaggcacctgttgggaaaaggtttgcctgttgagaaggtttgcaacttttcggacaaggttgcaaccattcaaaaatccgttggaaaaaacggagggaaattttaaattaatccgggaagaaATGGAtcgcgggtcgcgggtcaggattttttccacttaattaattaaataaataaataatattaattaattaaaaaattaaagaaaatttgggccaaaaagattatcaatcaatcatatcaattggtagccgtagccgtagccgaagccgtagccgtagccgtagccgtagccgtagccgaagccgagccgagccgagcgagcgacaacgacgacggcgcgaggggagaccctcttcttgaccctttagcaacatgaaggagtgcttctattttttaaataggagactttttatttccaccacctatgtgggaccaaagcttatttaataaaataagagagaacatatcattttctctccacttctttttccctcaatttcccattcaacctatcaattaaacccaacaattatCTCATACCCACCCACCCCACCCCAACTCGACTCCTAGTACtccttattttttcattttcggatttaacttatatacactgacaatcataaaaaaaaaaaaagattttagtAATCCATCTTTCTATGTGCATTTACTAGTTATCTtataattgatttgataatgTAAAATTCTTTTACACGGTCTGCATATAAAAGTTAGACTCTTTTGGTTGAAGGACACCTTCCAATTATCCTCAACCAGAAAAACCATTCTGCAAATGGAATAGGTCGGTTTTGATATGATTAAATTAATGCCGACCATGCAAAAGAACCATTCTTCCACTAAGAATCACTTAGTATAAAAGGGAATATTTCACTTTGAGAATTTGTAAGTAACATAACTGAACTACTTGCATAGTCTTTCAACTTGTTTACAAGTGCTTTTTTTGGTTAGGTGGTGGTCACATAAACAACTtcatttttgttgtattttttgaCTACCAAGAACGTGGGTACCTTGCCTTATATCCTTCTAACTTCTGAAAAACCTACTGATAATGACAAAAAAAAGCATGATCTTTTTAGTCTAGTGAAATTGACATTTTATTCTTCTATAGCATTGGTCAGGGGTCTAATAAACAAGTAGCCAAATTGTGTTACTTCACTTCCTTTTTTttagttctataaatactctctTTCAGTTAACAAGCTACACTAGCTGGACACAGATTATGGAATTCACTAGATTTTGCTTCTTGGTTTTTTCTGTTTTCTTGCTTTCCTATGTTTCTTCAGTTCATGGTAGGTTTTATGATTACCGCAAAGTGTCGCGTTTTCGTGCATTGTCACAAATATCAATGTCACCTTCCCCTGCCCCTGCCCCTTCCCCTGAACCTGAGGGTGCTCCAAGAATTGACAATGTGAAGAATTCATCAAATGATTCTGAAGCAGCTATTTTCAATGTGTTGTCTTATGGGGCTGTTGGTGATGGTGTGACCGATGATACACAAGCGTTTAAAATGGTTTGGGATGCTGCTCGTCAAGTTGATTCAGCTGTTCTACTAGTTCCAAAACAGtattccttcatgatccaatccACAATCTTCACAGGTCCTTGCAAAAGTGGACTAATTTTTAAGGTAATGTCACAAACTATATTAATTTTTTCGTGTACTTGAAACGTTGTTGGATAATTTGGTGAAGTGACTCATTAGGCTTGATGGTGCAGGTTGAAGGAACCATTATGCCACCAGATGGACCTGATTCATGGCCAAAAAGTGTCAGTAAGAAACAATGGCTAGTCTTTTACAGAATTGATGGGATGTCAATGCAAGGTGGTGGACTAATAGATGGTAGAGGAGAAAAATGGTGGAATCTTCCTTGCAAACCACATAAAGTAATTTTCTTCATCCACTGGTAAAGTTATTGTCATATGATCAGGAGGTCATGGGTTACATCGGTGAAAACATCCTCTTGCAGAAATGCAGGGTAAGGTTacatacaatagacccttgtgttCCGGCCCTTAACCAGACACTATGAACACAAGtggaagctttagtgcaccgaattgcctttttttattttacaaattTGATTTTAGGATCTTTGGGTTTTGTTTATAATGTAAGAACATCAATGCAACAGGGAATAAATGGAACAACTCTACCCGGTCCTTGTGACAGTCCTGTGGTAAGTTCAAAAATACATTGTTTTATTTCTTTAGACCAAAAAACTACATCAAAATCTAAAGTAATGTTTAATTTTACAGGCTATAAGGTTCTTCATGAGCTCAAATTTGACAGTACAAGGGCTTAAAATCAAGAACAGCCCACTGTTCCATTTCAGATTTGACAGTTGCCGCAATGTCCACGTTGACTCACTTTACATAAAAGCACCACCTCAGAGCCCCAATACTGATGGAATTCACATAGAGAATTCCAATGATGTCACAATAAGAAATTCAATAATCTCCAATGGTAAAATCTTAAATTCTTGGAAAGTAAGTGATAAAGGGTTCTTCGCGTATTCTCTTTCTGAGCAGTACCAATTTATGTTGTAGGTGATGACTGTATTTCAATTGGAGCTGGTTGTTACAATGTTGATATAAGGAACATGACCTGTGGTCCAAGTCATGGAATAAGGTAGTAATATTCAAATGCTGCAACACTGAATATCACACTATCTTTTTATGTCAAAAAAGTAACAAAGCAATTTTGCACCACAAATATAACCTTAAAAAAATGGCACACTAACTAACAAAACTGCCAGAGAGAGTGAAAGATGTATGCCCTACcactatacaaaaaaaaaaaaaaggacatcACTTTTAAGCCATCACAAGATGTCTACTCTGTCTTTTCCTCTTTTCCTTTTCCCAAATCTTGAATATAAAGACTGTCTTTGCATAATTTTCAGCATTGGCAGTCTAGGCATTCGCAATTCCCGGGCATGTGTATCCAACATTACAGTTGAAGATTCAACTATTAAGTATTCAGACAATGGTGTTAGAATCAAGACATGGCAAGGAGGATTTGGGGCAGTATCCAACATTAATTTCAACAACATTAGAATGGAAAGTGTCCGAAATCCGATAATTTTAGATCAATATTACTGCAACACAAGGAGTTGTGCAAATCAGACTTCAGCAGTGTACATTTCTGATGTGATTTATTCAAACATAAAGGGGACTTATGATGTGAGAAGTCCACCAATGCATTTGGCTTGTAGTAACAGTATCCCTTGTACAAATTTGACTTTTTTGGATGTGGAGTTATATCCTGCTCAAGGGCAAAAAATCTTGGAACCATTTTGTTGGAATGCTTATGGAGCTCTAAGGACTCTTACAATTCCACCAGTTTTTTGCTTGTTGGAAGGCACACCTCAGTCATTGCCAAGTAATGATGTTGATCAGTGCTGATAGATGATTTGCTAAGAACAGAAAGTTGTAGAAGATGTATTATGGTCTGCATAGAAAAGATGGAGTAATTAGTAGTATATATTAAAGTTTTAGTTCTACTAATATTGTTGCAGAGGGGACTAAAAACTTAAGTGTAAGCATGCATCCCTTTGTTAATGATAAACAAATTTTAGAATatcttcttctttcctttagattTAACTTACATACACTGACAATGctagaaggggagccttggagtaactggtaaaattgGTGCCATGTGATCAGGAGATTACGGGTTCAAATCTTGAAAACAGTCTCTGCCAGAAAtgtaaggtaaggctgcgtacaatagacccttgtgatCGGGCCTTCGCCGGATCCTGCGCATAGCAGAagtttagtgcaccgggctgccccttttACACTGACAATGCAAGTAACTTTTCAATGTCGTCATATATTAGTGGCTGCTTCCCAGCTCGAACATGTGAACTTAGTTTGGTCATTGGTGATGATAAAAGACCAAAGCTCAGAATATGTTTGGATGTCTACGAGATTTGAGTAGAAAGGAATCAAGAAGTTTGTCACTTTTAACCATTTAATAAGTAGCTTATTAACTATACACATGTCAATTACCACATGCCCAACAAGATTTATAAGTGTAATTAACGAGTTCAACAAAAAAAGCAAGTGATCAATAACTGAAAGATGGGAAACTAATTTTCTTAATAGAATTCAGAGTGACTGTCTGAATTCTTACATCTCATAGCTAGTGTCTCAATGAATGTACTACTAATCTATGGTACTTTCACAAGCTCGTAAAGCGGTAAAAAACTAAGCTCATAATATTATCGTCACATAGGGCAAAAGTAACATTACTAAGCTGAAAATAACGCAGGTTACCTACTATAGTCTATATATCATGATAAATTACATTGATAGTGTAAAAATTCTTTGCAATTAGTGTATATAAGTTATCACAGGTTCTACAAAATAGGTTTGGCAATCTCTTTTACCTTttgaattttctaaatttaGTAGTAGTTACAGTAGGAAGTAGGTTAATTGTGCACGtgttgggttttaaa
This window encodes:
- the LOC129884630 gene encoding polygalacturonase At1g48100-like — encoded protein: MEFTRFCFLVFSVFLLSYVSSVHGRFYDYRKVSRFRALSQISMSPSPAPAPSPEPEGAPRIDNVKNSSNDSEAAIFNVLSYGAVGDGVTDDTQAFKMVWDAARQVDSAVLLVPKQYSFMIQSTIFTGPCKSGLIFKVEGTIMPPDGPDSWPKSVSKKQWLVFYRIDGMSMQGGGLIDGRGEKWWNLPCKPHKGINGTTLPGPCDSPVAIRFFMSSNLTVQGLKIKNSPLFHFRFDSCRNVHVDSLYIKAPPQSPNTDGIHIENSNDVTIRNSIISNGDDCISIGAGCYNVDIRNMTCGPSHGISIGSLGIRNSRACVSNITVEDSTIKYSDNGVRIKTWQGGFGAVSNINFNNIRMESVRNPIILDQYYCNTRSCANQTSAVYISDVIYSNIKGTYDVRSPPMHLACSNSIPCTNLTFLDVELYPAQGQKILEPFCWNAYGALRTLTIPPVFCLLEGTPQSLPSNDVDQC